A single window of Luteipulveratus halotolerans DNA harbors:
- a CDS encoding NUDIX hydrolase, translated as MTPALPRAAGRQPVRAAGAIVWRRRRGRLEVAMIHRPRYDDWSWPKGKLEVDETWAGAAVREVEEETGLLARLGMPLPRAVYPLPRGELKEVRYWAAEAIGGDGALEHEVDEVKWVTEAQAFARLTHVRDGLQLQAVVDAERRGLLQTWPLLVVRHADALPRGSWDAPDRERPLDPAGSARAEAIAPLIAAYGVTRVISSPAERCTATVAPFAKSQQLVIKPKKGLSEEGYEAEPAKATSHVDKMLARAEATAVCTHRPLLPAMLTRLADHALPGSAAASTLSELASDGIDKGEIVVCQVVRRGVEARIVTVERHRP; from the coding sequence GTGACACCCGCCCTGCCTCGAGCGGCGGGCCGCCAGCCGGTCCGGGCCGCCGGAGCCATCGTGTGGCGGCGCCGCCGCGGCCGTCTCGAGGTGGCGATGATCCACCGCCCCCGCTACGACGACTGGTCCTGGCCCAAGGGCAAGCTCGAGGTCGACGAGACCTGGGCCGGGGCCGCCGTACGCGAGGTCGAGGAGGAGACCGGGCTGCTCGCGCGCCTCGGGATGCCACTGCCGCGAGCGGTCTACCCGTTGCCGCGCGGTGAGCTCAAGGAGGTCCGCTACTGGGCGGCCGAGGCGATCGGTGGCGACGGCGCACTCGAGCACGAGGTCGACGAGGTCAAGTGGGTCACCGAGGCGCAGGCGTTCGCGCGGCTCACGCACGTCCGGGACGGCCTCCAGCTGCAGGCCGTCGTCGACGCCGAACGCCGTGGTCTGCTGCAGACCTGGCCGCTGCTCGTCGTACGCCACGCCGACGCCCTCCCGCGCGGCAGCTGGGACGCCCCCGACCGCGAGCGACCGCTCGACCCGGCCGGCAGCGCCCGCGCCGAGGCCATCGCCCCCCTCATCGCGGCGTACGGCGTCACGCGCGTCATCTCCTCCCCCGCCGAGCGCTGTACGGCGACGGTCGCGCCGTTCGCCAAGAGCCAGCAGCTGGTGATCAAGCCCAAGAAGGGGCTGTCCGAGGAGGGGTACGAGGCCGAGCCGGCCAAGGCGACCTCCCACGTCGACAAGATGCTCGCCCGCGCCGAGGCCACCGCCGTCTGCACGCACCGGCCGCTGCTGCCGGCGATGCTGACCCGCCTCGCCGACCATGCACTGCCCGGGTCGGCTGCGGCGAGCACGCTGTCCGAGCTCGCCTCGGACGGCATCGACAAGGGCGAGATCGTCGTCTGCCAGGTCGTCCGTCGCGGCGTCGAGGCGCGCATCGTCACGGTCGAACGTCACCGTCCCTGA
- a CDS encoding RNA degradosome polyphosphate kinase: protein MTSKTDTAAQPEQDPDQDAVAAATQTVAEGGSVVRLKQRTPRARGENGRFIRIAPELAEEEKALPEDRFLDREVSWLQFNERVLQLASDPTVPLLERARFLAIFASNLDEFFMVRVAGLKRRIAAGIATTSASGLEPREVLDEISGAAHELMGVHARVYQRHIRPALEDEGITLLRPSELTDADRAHLDDLFRKTIYPVLTPLAVDPAHPFPYISGLSLNLAVLLINPKTEREHFARVKVPPLLPRFVQLPDDEGADQLYDARFVSLEDVIAEHLQHLFPGMEVREHFTFRVTRNEDLEVEEDDAENILTALEKELTRRRFGPPVRLEVADDMDEHVLDLLVRELGVHAKEVYRLPEPLDLRGLNIMADLDRSELRWPAFGSMTHPDLAPVERAAAPDVFAAIRSGDVLLHHPYDSFSTSVQSFIEQAADDPQVLAIKQTLYRTSGDSPIIDALIEAAEAGKQVLAVVEIKARFDEENNIVWARKLERAGVHVVYGMVGLKTHAKLCLVVRSEGDSIRRYCHVGTGNYNPKTARLYEDLGLLTCNTEVGEDLSRLFNQLSGMAPRSKFKRLLVAPRSVRTGLLERIEAVTDAAREGRRGRIGIKVNSLVDEKIIDACYRASQAGVQVDIWVRGICSLRPGIEGLSDNIRVRSVLGRFLEHSRVFLFEVEDEEPTCYIGSADMMHRNLDRRVEALVRITDPRHVKTLTALMDEGVSDDTSSWHLQSDGEWERHFLGADGEPLTDLQAHLIAQYSKRRRKARRR, encoded by the coding sequence ATGACCAGCAAGACGGACACCGCAGCGCAGCCCGAGCAGGACCCGGACCAGGACGCGGTGGCCGCAGCGACACAGACCGTTGCCGAGGGTGGCTCGGTGGTGCGGCTCAAGCAGCGCACTCCGCGCGCCCGCGGTGAGAACGGCCGGTTCATCCGCATCGCGCCTGAGCTGGCCGAGGAGGAGAAGGCCCTCCCCGAGGACCGTTTCCTCGACCGTGAGGTGTCGTGGCTGCAGTTCAACGAGCGCGTGCTCCAGCTGGCCAGCGACCCGACGGTGCCCCTACTGGAGCGGGCACGGTTCCTCGCGATCTTCGCCAGCAACCTCGACGAGTTCTTCATGGTCCGCGTGGCCGGCCTCAAGCGCCGCATCGCCGCGGGCATCGCGACCACGTCGGCGTCCGGCCTCGAGCCGCGCGAGGTGCTCGACGAGATCTCCGGCGCCGCGCACGAGCTGATGGGCGTCCACGCCCGCGTCTACCAGCGCCACATCCGTCCCGCGCTCGAGGACGAAGGCATCACGCTGCTGCGTCCGAGCGAGCTGACCGATGCCGACCGCGCCCACCTCGACGACCTGTTCCGCAAGACGATCTACCCGGTGCTCACACCGCTCGCGGTCGACCCGGCGCACCCCTTCCCCTACATCTCCGGCCTGTCGCTCAACCTGGCCGTGCTGCTCATCAACCCCAAGACCGAGCGCGAGCACTTCGCCCGGGTCAAGGTGCCGCCGCTGCTGCCCCGCTTCGTCCAGCTGCCTGACGACGAGGGCGCCGACCAGCTGTACGACGCCCGGTTCGTCTCGCTCGAGGACGTCATCGCCGAGCACCTGCAGCACCTCTTCCCCGGCATGGAGGTACGCGAGCACTTCACCTTCCGCGTCACCCGCAACGAGGACCTCGAGGTCGAGGAGGACGACGCCGAGAACATCCTCACGGCGCTGGAGAAAGAGCTCACGCGGCGCCGGTTCGGTCCGCCCGTGCGGCTCGAGGTCGCCGACGACATGGACGAGCACGTGCTCGACCTGCTCGTCCGCGAGCTCGGCGTGCACGCCAAGGAGGTCTACCGGCTGCCCGAGCCGCTCGACCTGCGCGGTCTCAACATCATGGCCGACCTCGACCGCTCCGAGCTGCGCTGGCCGGCGTTCGGGTCGATGACCCACCCCGACCTCGCCCCGGTCGAGCGGGCAGCAGCACCGGACGTCTTCGCGGCCATCCGGTCGGGCGACGTGCTGCTGCACCACCCCTACGACTCGTTCTCGACATCGGTGCAGTCCTTCATCGAGCAGGCGGCCGACGACCCGCAGGTGCTCGCCATCAAGCAGACGCTCTACCGCACCAGCGGTGACTCCCCGATCATCGACGCCCTCATCGAGGCGGCCGAGGCCGGCAAGCAGGTGCTGGCGGTGGTCGAGATCAAGGCGCGCTTCGACGAGGAGAACAACATCGTCTGGGCGCGCAAGCTCGAGCGCGCCGGTGTCCACGTGGTCTACGGCATGGTCGGCCTCAAGACCCACGCCAAGCTGTGCCTCGTCGTCCGCAGCGAGGGCGACAGCATCCGCCGCTACTGCCACGTCGGGACGGGCAACTACAACCCCAAGACCGCGCGCCTGTACGAGGACCTCGGCCTGCTCACCTGCAACACCGAGGTCGGCGAAGACCTCTCGCGACTGTTCAACCAGCTGTCCGGGATGGCGCCCCGCTCGAAGTTCAAGCGCCTGCTCGTCGCGCCGCGCTCGGTGCGTACGGGCCTGCTGGAGCGCATCGAGGCCGTCACCGACGCCGCTCGTGAGGGACGCCGAGGCCGCATCGGCATCAAGGTCAACTCGCTGGTCGACGAGAAGATCATCGACGCCTGCTACCGCGCGTCGCAGGCGGGCGTCCAGGTCGACATCTGGGTCCGCGGCATCTGCTCGCTGCGGCCCGGCATCGAGGGGCTGTCCGACAACATCCGGGTGCGTTCGGTCCTCGGCCGGTTCCTGGAGCACTCACGGGTGTTCCTGTTCGAGGTCGAGGACGAGGAGCCGACCTGCTACATCGGCAGCGCCGACATGATGCACCGCAACCTCGACCGCCGGGTCGAGGCACTCGTCCGCATCACCGACCCGCGGCACGTCAAGACGCTGACGGCGCTGATGGACGAGGGTGTCTCGGACGACACGTCCTCCTGGCACCTGCAGTCCGACGGCGAGTGGGAACGGCACTTCCTGGGAGCGGACGGTGAGCCGTTGACCGACCTGCAGGCCCACCTCATCGCCCAGTACTCCAAGCGTCGCCGCAAGGCTCGCCGCCGGTGA
- the pstS gene encoding phosphate ABC transporter substrate-binding protein PstS produces MKITRIGRVPAIALVGALALSACGSDDNTGGTDGGDSGNGSSSASADNGTGAAAPGGDVDCGSKALTAEGSTAQDNAIQEAISSFESVCADQKVTYNGTGSGDGIKKFIAGQVSFAGSDSALKGSDGKTEVQDAQKACGSPAWNIPMVTGPISIAYNLQGVDKLVLTPALLADIFQGKITTWNDPQIAAANKGVTLPAKPIKPFFRSDESGTTENFTKYLKGSAAAKWTAEPAKKWTGKGEGKAKTAGVASAVKGTDGGITYAEWGAAKDNKLGIAQIDNGAGAVELNGESAGKAIAAAKIDGQGNDLKLKLDYATKEAGAYPIVLVTYEIVCSKYKDAATAKGVKAFLNHFASEDTQKGIEEIGYAPLPDEVRSKVSTAINAIQ; encoded by the coding sequence GTGAAGATCACGCGCATCGGCCGTGTGCCTGCCATCGCCCTGGTCGGGGCGCTCGCGCTGTCCGCCTGCGGCTCCGACGACAACACCGGCGGCACCGACGGCGGCGACTCGGGCAACGGCTCGTCCTCCGCCTCGGCTGACAACGGCACCGGCGCCGCGGCGCCCGGCGGCGACGTCGACTGCGGCAGCAAGGCGCTGACCGCCGAGGGCTCCACCGCCCAGGACAACGCCATCCAGGAGGCGATCTCGAGCTTCGAGAGCGTCTGCGCCGACCAGAAGGTGACCTACAACGGCACCGGCTCCGGTGACGGCATCAAGAAGTTCATCGCCGGCCAGGTCAGCTTCGCGGGCTCCGACTCGGCGCTCAAGGGCTCCGACGGCAAGACCGAGGTCCAGGACGCGCAGAAGGCGTGCGGCTCTCCGGCCTGGAACATCCCGATGGTCACCGGCCCGATCTCGATCGCCTACAACCTGCAGGGCGTCGACAAGCTCGTGCTCACGCCGGCCCTGCTCGCCGACATCTTCCAGGGCAAGATCACCACCTGGAACGACCCGCAGATCGCCGCCGCCAACAAGGGCGTCACGCTGCCGGCCAAGCCGATCAAGCCGTTCTTCCGCTCCGACGAGTCGGGCACCACCGAGAACTTCACCAAGTACCTCAAGGGCTCCGCCGCCGCGAAGTGGACCGCTGAGCCGGCCAAGAAGTGGACCGGCAAGGGCGAGGGCAAGGCCAAGACCGCCGGTGTCGCCTCGGCCGTCAAGGGCACCGACGGTGGCATCACCTACGCCGAGTGGGGCGCCGCCAAGGACAACAAGCTGGGCATCGCCCAGATCGACAACGGCGCGGGCGCCGTCGAGCTCAACGGTGAGTCGGCCGGTAAGGCGATCGCCGCGGCCAAGATCGACGGCCAGGGCAACGACCTGAAGCTCAAGCTCGACTACGCCACCAAGGAGGCGGGTGCGTACCCGATCGTCCTGGTGACCTACGAGATCGTCTGCTCCAAGTACAAGGACGCGGCCACGGCCAAGGGCGTCAAGGCGTTCCTGAACCACTTCGCCTCCGAGGACACCCAGAAGGGCATCGAGGAGATCGGCTACGCGCCCCTGCCGGACGAGGTCCGCAGCAAGGTCAGCACGGCCATCAACGCGATTCAGTGA
- the pstB gene encoding phosphate ABC transporter ATP-binding protein PstB, whose amino-acid sequence MAKRIDVSDLNVFYGDFKAVEGVTMTVEPRSVTAFIGPSGCGKSTFLRTLNRMHEVIPGGRVEGKVMLDDQDLYAADVDPVGVRRTVGMVFQRPNPFPTMSIKDNVVAGLRLNGVKDKKTLDETVERSLKGANLWNEVKDRLDKPGAGLSGGQQQRLCIARAIAVSPQVLLMDEPCSALDPISTLAIEDLINELKDQFTIVIVTHNMQQAARVSDRTAFFNLAATGKPGKLIEMDDTTTIFNNPNEKATEDYISGRFG is encoded by the coding sequence ATGGCCAAGCGCATCGACGTCAGTGACCTGAACGTCTTCTACGGCGACTTCAAAGCGGTCGAGGGCGTCACCATGACGGTGGAGCCCCGCTCCGTGACCGCCTTCATCGGCCCGTCGGGGTGCGGCAAGTCCACGTTCCTGCGCACGCTCAACCGCATGCACGAGGTGATCCCCGGCGGCCGGGTCGAGGGCAAGGTCATGCTCGACGACCAGGACCTCTACGCCGCCGACGTCGACCCGGTCGGCGTACGCCGCACGGTGGGCATGGTCTTCCAGCGCCCCAACCCGTTCCCGACGATGTCCATCAAGGACAACGTCGTCGCGGGCCTGCGGCTCAACGGCGTCAAGGACAAGAAGACACTCGACGAGACCGTGGAGCGCTCGCTCAAGGGCGCCAACCTCTGGAACGAGGTCAAGGACCGCCTCGACAAGCCGGGCGCCGGCCTGTCGGGCGGTCAGCAGCAGCGGCTGTGCATCGCGCGCGCCATCGCGGTGTCGCCGCAGGTGCTGCTCATGGACGAGCCGTGCTCGGCGCTCGACCCGATCTCGACGCTCGCCATCGAGGACCTGATCAACGAGCTGAAGGACCAGTTCACGATCGTCATCGTGACGCACAACATGCAGCAGGCGGCGCGCGTCTCGGACCGCACGGCGTTCTTCAACCTGGCCGCCACGGGCAAGCCGGGCAAGCTGATCGAGATGGACGACACCACGACGATCTTCAACAACCCCAACGAGAAGGCGACGGAGGACTACATCTCCGGTCGCTTCGGCTGA
- the treZ gene encoding malto-oligosyltrehalose trehalohydrolase: MQPIRVWAPTRDDVRLVLDGADHPMCRGDDGWWTSDAAVRPGSRYAFRLDGGDPRPDPRSLSQPDGPHEASEVVDLDAYDWHDTDWRGSWLKGAIIYELHVGTFTDEGTLDAAAEHLDHLVDLGVTLVELMPVAAFPGERGWGYDGVSPYAVHAAYGGAVALQRFVDACHQRGLGVCLDVVHNHLGPSGNYLQEFGPYFTDRYSTPWGWAVNLDGAGSDEVRRYLLDNATSWLRDFHVDALRLDAVHELYDARAQPFLEELSAHVDALSDALDRRLELIAESDRNDPRTVVPRAAHGFGGMGVHGQWADDVHHALHVLLTGETQGYYADFADVDALAKVLNTPFFHDGTWSSFRGRHHGRPVAPGTPGWRFVASLQTHDQVGNRAAGQRLSHLVSPGRLACGAALLLTGPYTPMLFMGEEWGASTPWQYFTDHQEPELADAVSRGRRAEFAQHGWQGSVPDPQDPQTAIASTLRWDELTKPEHDDLLHWYRWLIRLRRAIPDLQSSALGSTAVTREGGVVHVRRGAHTVVLNLSAADVPLDLPHGEVVLGSRGTSELPDGTEAIHPDGVVVRGPNGGTEAHLMEQRSRG; the protein is encoded by the coding sequence ATGCAGCCGATTCGCGTGTGGGCCCCCACCCGCGATGACGTGCGTCTCGTGCTCGACGGAGCCGATCACCCCATGTGCCGCGGCGACGACGGCTGGTGGACCAGCGACGCCGCCGTCCGGCCGGGCAGCCGCTACGCGTTCCGACTCGACGGCGGTGACCCGCGCCCCGACCCGCGCTCGCTCAGCCAGCCGGACGGCCCCCACGAGGCGTCCGAGGTCGTCGACCTCGACGCCTACGACTGGCACGACACCGACTGGCGGGGCTCATGGCTCAAGGGCGCGATCATCTACGAGCTGCACGTCGGCACGTTCACCGACGAGGGCACGCTCGACGCGGCAGCCGAGCACCTCGACCACCTCGTCGACCTCGGCGTCACGCTCGTCGAGCTGATGCCGGTCGCGGCGTTCCCGGGCGAGCGCGGCTGGGGCTACGACGGCGTCAGCCCGTACGCCGTGCACGCGGCCTACGGCGGAGCGGTCGCCCTGCAGCGGTTCGTCGACGCGTGCCATCAGCGCGGGCTCGGCGTCTGCCTCGACGTCGTCCACAACCACCTCGGGCCGAGCGGCAACTACCTGCAGGAGTTCGGGCCCTACTTCACCGACCGCTACTCCACGCCGTGGGGCTGGGCGGTCAACCTCGACGGTGCCGGCAGCGACGAGGTCCGGCGCTACCTCCTGGACAACGCCACGTCGTGGCTGCGCGACTTCCACGTCGACGCGTTGCGGCTGGACGCCGTCCACGAGCTGTACGACGCCCGCGCGCAGCCGTTCCTCGAAGAGCTCAGCGCTCATGTCGATGCGTTGTCCGACGCGCTGGACCGGCGGCTGGAGCTGATCGCCGAGTCGGACCGCAACGACCCTCGTACGGTCGTGCCCCGGGCCGCGCACGGCTTCGGCGGCATGGGCGTGCACGGGCAGTGGGCCGACGACGTCCACCACGCGCTGCACGTGCTGCTCACCGGCGAGACGCAGGGCTACTACGCCGACTTCGCCGACGTCGACGCGCTCGCCAAGGTGCTCAACACACCGTTCTTCCACGACGGCACGTGGTCGTCGTTCCGGGGTCGCCACCACGGCCGTCCCGTCGCGCCCGGCACCCCGGGGTGGCGGTTCGTGGCGTCGTTGCAGACCCATGACCAGGTCGGCAATCGCGCTGCAGGACAACGACTTTCGCACCTCGTGAGTCCCGGTCGACTCGCCTGCGGGGCGGCCCTGCTGCTCACCGGTCCCTACACGCCGATGCTGTTCATGGGTGAGGAGTGGGGCGCCTCGACGCCGTGGCAGTACTTCACCGATCACCAGGAGCCCGAGCTCGCCGACGCCGTCTCGCGGGGCCGGCGCGCCGAGTTCGCTCAGCACGGCTGGCAGGGCTCGGTGCCCGATCCGCAGGACCCCCAGACCGCCATCGCGTCGACACTCCGCTGGGACGAGCTCACCAAACCCGAGCACGACGACCTGCTGCACTGGTACCGCTGGCTGATCCGGTTACGGCGTGCGATCCCCGACCTGCAGAGCTCGGCGCTGGGGTCGACCGCGGTCACGCGCGAGGGCGGCGTCGTGCACGTACGCCGCGGCGCGCACACCGTGGTCCTCAACCTCTCCGCCGCCGACGTCCCGCTCGACCTGCCGCACGGAGAGGTCGTGCTCGGCTCCCGCGGCACGTCCGAGCTGCCCGACGGCACCGAGGCCATCCACCCCGACGGTGTGGTCGTCCGCGGACCCAACGGCGGCACGGAGGCCCACCTGATGGAGCAGCGCAGCCGTGGCTGA
- the pstC gene encoding phosphate ABC transporter permease subunit PstC: MSSVTGVSVADETPDPEGRERLAGDRASTGRLGDRLFGGAAKGAGVLVVALVTLIGIFLLVQAVPALADNHENFLTSQKWDVSDPDNMGFGIARLLWVTVISSVLAMLIAVPLGVCIALFITHYAPGWLAKPAATLVDLLAAVPSIVFGLWGAFVVGQYFEPVQDFLVAVVGWFPLFERTAATAASTIAFVSVILAIMILPIITALSREVFAQTPPAHKEAALALGATKWEMIRTAVLPFGKPGVISAAMLGLGRALGETIAVLFIVSSLPDGAPWSWSIFNGGETFASKIANNAGEFDSPSKTGAYISAGLVLFILTFVVNAIARIVIERRKAFTE; encoded by the coding sequence ATGAGTTCCGTGACCGGAGTCTCCGTCGCTGACGAGACGCCTGACCCCGAAGGCCGCGAACGCCTCGCCGGCGACCGCGCCTCCACCGGCCGCCTCGGCGACCGACTCTTCGGCGGCGCCGCCAAGGGCGCCGGTGTCCTCGTCGTCGCCCTCGTGACGCTGATCGGCATCTTCCTTCTCGTCCAGGCAGTCCCCGCGCTCGCCGACAACCACGAGAACTTCCTCACGTCGCAGAAGTGGGACGTCTCCGACCCCGACAACATGGGATTCGGTATCGCCCGGCTGCTGTGGGTGACGGTCATCTCGTCGGTGCTCGCGATGCTGATCGCGGTGCCGCTCGGCGTGTGCATCGCGCTGTTCATCACCCATTACGCCCCGGGCTGGCTCGCGAAGCCGGCCGCGACGCTGGTCGACCTGCTCGCCGCAGTGCCGTCGATCGTCTTCGGCCTCTGGGGAGCATTCGTCGTCGGCCAGTACTTCGAGCCAGTGCAGGACTTCCTCGTTGCTGTTGTTGGTTGGTTCCCGCTCTTCGAGAGAACCGCCGCGACTGCGGCCAGCACCATCGCCTTCGTCTCGGTGATCCTCGCGATCATGATCCTGCCGATCATCACGGCCCTCTCGCGCGAGGTCTTCGCCCAGACGCCGCCCGCACACAAGGAGGCCGCGCTGGCGCTCGGTGCCACCAAGTGGGAGATGATCCGCACCGCGGTGCTGCCGTTCGGCAAGCCGGGCGTCATCTCGGCCGCGATGCTTGGTCTTGGCCGAGCCCTCGGTGAGACCATCGCGGTGCTGTTCATCGTGTCGTCGCTGCCCGACGGCGCCCCGTGGAGCTGGTCGATCTTCAACGGCGGTGAGACGTTCGCGTCCAAGATCGCCAACAACGCCGGCGAGTTCGACTCGCCCTCCAAGACCGGCGCCTACATCAGCGCGGGCCTGGTCCTGTTCATCCTGACGTTCGTCGTCAACGCGATCGCCCGGATCGTCATCGAGCGCCGGAAGGCCTTCACCGAATGA
- the pstA gene encoding phosphate ABC transporter permease PstA: MSTIETAESLPTTSKASGLGPKSSGRAIKDRVATGVMWLAFLVAMVPLVWILATVIIKGGHLLLTADWWTHSQQGITNREEGGGAVHAIQGTLLQAAVTALIAVPIGVLTAIYLVEYGGGKFKRAVSFMVDILTGVPSIVAALFIYAVWITTFGFNRMPFAVCLALVLLMVPVVVRSTEEMLKLVPNELREASYALGVPKWKTITKVVLPTAFSGIVTGVLLGLARVMGETAPLLILAPYFRSISTNLFDGLMGTLPTMINAGRDNMAIEANSERVWAAACTLIVLVLVLNLLGRLISRFNKLDR, translated from the coding sequence ATGAGCACCATCGAGACCGCAGAGTCGCTGCCCACGACGAGCAAGGCGTCCGGCCTCGGACCCAAGTCCTCCGGCCGTGCCATCAAGGACCGCGTCGCCACCGGCGTGATGTGGCTGGCGTTCCTCGTGGCCATGGTGCCGCTCGTCTGGATCCTCGCCACCGTCATCATCAAGGGCGGCCATCTGCTGCTCACCGCTGACTGGTGGACGCACTCCCAGCAGGGCATCACCAACCGCGAGGAGGGTGGCGGCGCCGTCCACGCCATCCAGGGCACGCTGCTGCAGGCGGCGGTGACCGCGCTCATCGCGGTGCCGATCGGCGTACTGACCGCGATCTACCTGGTCGAGTACGGCGGCGGCAAGTTCAAGCGCGCCGTGAGCTTCATGGTCGACATCCTCACCGGTGTGCCGTCCATCGTGGCCGCGCTGTTCATCTACGCCGTGTGGATCACGACGTTCGGGTTCAACCGCATGCCGTTCGCGGTCTGCCTCGCCCTGGTGCTGCTCATGGTGCCGGTCGTCGTCCGCTCCACCGAGGAGATGCTCAAGCTCGTCCCCAACGAGCTGCGCGAGGCGTCGTACGCGCTCGGTGTGCCCAAGTGGAAGACCATCACCAAGGTGGTCCTCCCGACCGCGTTCTCGGGCATCGTGACGGGCGTCCTGCTCGGCCTGGCCCGCGTCATGGGTGAGACCGCTCCGCTGCTGATCCTGGCGCCGTACTTCCGGTCGATCTCGACCAACCTGTTCGACGGCCTCATGGGCACGCTGCCCACGATGATCAACGCCGGCCGCGACAACATGGCCATCGAGGCCAACTCCGAGCGCGTCTGGGCCGCTGCCTGCACGCTGATCGTCCTCGTCCTGGTCCTCAACCTGCTGGGCCGGCTCATCAGCCGGTTCAACAAGCTCGACCGCTGA